In Pantoea cypripedii, the following proteins share a genomic window:
- the pyk gene encoding pyruvate kinase, which yields MSRRLRRTKIVTTLGPATDRDNNLEKIIAAGANVVRLNFSHGSPEDHQLRANKVREIAAKLGRHVAILGDLQGPKIRVSTFKEGKVFLNVGDRFLLDASLSKGEGDKEKVGIDYKGLPADVVPGDILLLDDGRVQLKVLEVQGMKVFTEVTVGGPLSNNKGINKLGGGLSAEALTEKDKADILTAAKIGVDYLAVSFPRCGEDMNYARRLARDAGCEAKLVAKVERAEAVATQEAMDDIILASDVVMVARGDLGVEIGDPELVGIQKALIRRARQLNRTIITATQMMESMITNPMPTRAEVMDVANAVLDGTDAVMLSAETAAGQYPAETVSAMAKVCLGAEKIPSVNVSKHRLEVQFDNIEEAIAMSAMYAANHLQGVTAIITMTESGRTALMTSRITSGLPIFAMSRHERTLNLTALYRGVTPVFFDSNNDGVAAAHDAINLLRDKGFLVSGDLVIVTQGDVMATTGTTNTSRVLRVD from the coding sequence ATGTCCAGACGTCTCAGAAGAACCAAGATCGTTACAACCCTCGGCCCGGCAACCGATCGCGACAATAACCTCGAAAAAATCATTGCGGCGGGTGCGAACGTTGTACGACTCAACTTCTCCCATGGTTCCCCGGAAGATCACCAGCTACGCGCGAATAAAGTGCGTGAAATTGCGGCCAAGCTGGGTCGCCATGTCGCCATTCTCGGCGATTTGCAGGGTCCGAAAATTCGTGTATCGACCTTTAAAGAAGGCAAAGTATTCCTCAATGTTGGCGACCGCTTCCTGCTGGATGCCAGCCTGAGCAAAGGTGAAGGCGACAAAGAGAAAGTCGGTATCGACTACAAAGGTTTGCCTGCTGACGTGGTGCCAGGTGACATTCTGCTGCTGGATGATGGGCGCGTGCAGTTGAAGGTGCTGGAAGTTCAGGGCATGAAAGTCTTCACCGAAGTCACTGTCGGTGGCCCGCTTTCCAATAACAAAGGCATCAACAAACTGGGCGGAGGCCTGTCAGCCGAAGCGCTGACTGAGAAAGATAAAGCCGATATCCTCACTGCCGCGAAAATTGGCGTAGACTACCTGGCCGTTTCTTTCCCACGCTGTGGTGAAGATATGAACTATGCGCGTCGTTTAGCGCGCGATGCCGGTTGCGAAGCCAAGCTGGTCGCGAAAGTGGAACGTGCTGAAGCGGTAGCAACCCAGGAAGCCATGGATGACATCATCCTCGCTTCTGACGTGGTGATGGTCGCGCGTGGTGACCTCGGTGTGGAAATTGGCGATCCGGAACTGGTCGGCATTCAGAAAGCGTTGATTCGTCGTGCGCGTCAGCTGAACCGCACCATTATCACCGCAACGCAGATGATGGAATCGATGATCACCAACCCGATGCCAACTCGTGCTGAAGTGATGGACGTGGCGAACGCCGTGCTCGACGGCACCGATGCGGTGATGCTGTCAGCTGAAACCGCTGCGGGTCAGTACCCGGCAGAAACGGTTTCGGCGATGGCGAAAGTCTGTCTTGGCGCGGAAAAAATCCCGAGCGTTAACGTGTCCAAGCACCGTCTTGAAGTGCAGTTCGACAACATCGAAGAAGCGATTGCGATGTCCGCGATGTATGCCGCGAACCACCTGCAAGGGGTTACCGCCATCATCACCATGACAGAATCAGGCCGTACCGCGCTGATGACATCACGTATCACTTCGGGCCTGCCGATCTTCGCAATGTCACGTCACGAGCGTACGCTGAATCTGACCGCGCTATACCGTGGTGTGACGCCGGTCTTTTTCGACAGTAACAACGACGGTGTTGCCGCCGCTCACGACGCCATCAACCTGCTGCGTGACAAAGGTTTCCTCGTCTCCGGCGATCTGGTGATAGTGACCCAGGGCGACGTGATGGCGACCACCGGCACCACCAATACCAGCCGGGTGCTGCGCGTAGACTAA
- a CDS encoding MurR/RpiR family transcriptional regulator, whose translation MNMLEQIQAQLQALSKSERKVAEQILAAPQQAMHSSIATLAAAAGVSEPTVNRFCHRMGTRGFPDFKLQLAQSLAKGPNWVSRDVEENDSVESYSHKIFDSALAGLNRVRQQLDMAVIHQAVRALTRANKIAFFGLGASAVVAHDATNKFLRFNLPVIWSEDIVIQRMSCINSGPNDVFVLISHTGRTKNMIELARLARVNASTVLAITSPGSPLAAEATLALTLDVPEDTDIYLPMVSRLAQLTMVDVLATGFTLERGTSFRENLKRVKEALRDSRLEKQVQTEINARQNN comes from the coding sequence ATCAATATGCTGGAACAGATTCAGGCGCAATTGCAGGCGCTGAGCAAATCGGAACGTAAAGTCGCGGAGCAAATCCTTGCCGCCCCCCAGCAGGCCATGCATTCCAGCATCGCCACGCTGGCCGCTGCCGCCGGGGTGAGTGAACCCACGGTCAATCGCTTTTGCCATCGCATGGGCACGCGAGGCTTTCCTGATTTTAAGCTGCAACTGGCACAGAGCCTGGCGAAAGGCCCAAACTGGGTCAGCCGGGACGTGGAAGAAAATGACAGCGTTGAAAGCTACAGCCATAAAATCTTTGATTCGGCGCTGGCCGGTCTCAATCGCGTGCGCCAGCAGCTGGATATGGCGGTGATTCATCAGGCGGTTCGGGCGCTGACGCGTGCCAATAAAATTGCTTTTTTTGGTCTCGGTGCCTCCGCCGTAGTCGCCCATGACGCCACCAATAAATTCCTGCGTTTTAATCTGCCGGTCATCTGGTCGGAAGATATTGTGATCCAGCGCATGAGTTGCATAAATAGTGGACCAAATGACGTTTTTGTTCTCATATCACATACTGGTCGAACCAAAAATATGATAGAACTGGCTCGCCTGGCGCGTGTAAACGCTTCCACCGTTTTGGCTATCACATCCCCCGGTTCACCGCTTGCGGCAGAAGCCACACTGGCACTGACACTCGATGTTCCGGAAGATACTGATATCTATTTGCCGATGGTTTCCCGCCTGGCGCAATTGACCATGGTCGATGTCCTGGCTACGGGTTTTACCCTTGAGCGCGGCACCTCTTTCCGCGAGAATCTAAAACGGGTTAAAGAGGCGCTGAGAGATTCGCGCCTGGAGAAGCAAGTGCAGACAGAAATCAATGCACGGCAAAATAATTAA
- a CDS encoding MFS transporter codes for MARFQPITQLTGRVLLFPLALVLFEFATYIAHDMIQPGMLLVTSEFNVGPEWVSTSLTAYLMGGVVLQWLLGPLSDKYGRRPVLLFGILFFAAACMLTTLVQNIEQFVTLRFIQGISLCFIGAVSYAAVQEAFAEALAVRMMALMANVALLAPLAGPLAGAAWLSVGDWRSMFWLFAACSIVAFVVLWRIMPETAGDRSHSIALPNLARGYGRLARDKQVMYGSFAIGLVFIPILTWVALSPVILMHDEGLSRLHYALLQLPVFLAMIAGNLTLGKLAGRVPIEQPVKFAAWPILIGLSIALLANLLNSHSYLLLTAGLSLYAFGAGMVNAGLYRLTLYASNEGKGSIAAMLGMISILTLAIGIELAKSAYFSGGTPWFSAINFASGVMWFGLVTLFLRERKRRSQVTEV; via the coding sequence ATGGCCCGCTTTCAACCCATTACTCAACTCACCGGACGCGTGCTGCTATTTCCGCTGGCGCTGGTGTTGTTTGAGTTTGCCACCTATATCGCCCACGACATGATTCAACCTGGGATGTTGCTGGTCACCAGTGAATTCAATGTCGGGCCGGAATGGGTTTCCACCTCGCTGACAGCCTATTTGATGGGTGGAGTGGTACTGCAATGGCTGCTCGGCCCACTCTCCGACAAATATGGTCGCCGTCCGGTGTTACTGTTCGGCATTTTGTTTTTTGCCGCTGCCTGCATGCTCACGACGCTGGTACAGAACATCGAGCAATTTGTCACCCTGCGCTTTATTCAGGGTATCAGCCTGTGCTTTATCGGCGCAGTCAGCTATGCCGCGGTACAGGAGGCTTTCGCCGAAGCGCTGGCCGTGCGCATGATGGCGTTAATGGCGAATGTGGCGCTGCTCGCCCCGCTGGCGGGTCCACTGGCCGGTGCGGCCTGGCTTAGCGTCGGTGACTGGCGCAGCATGTTTTGGTTGTTTGCCGCCTGTAGCATCGTGGCCTTCGTGGTGCTGTGGCGCATCATGCCTGAAACGGCCGGTGACCGCAGTCACTCCATTGCCCTGCCCAATCTGGCGCGCGGCTATGGTCGCCTGGCGCGCGATAAACAGGTGATGTACGGCTCCTTCGCGATTGGCCTGGTGTTTATCCCGATTCTCACCTGGGTCGCCCTGTCGCCGGTGATTCTGATGCATGATGAAGGTCTGTCGCGTCTGCATTACGCCTTGCTGCAATTACCGGTGTTTCTGGCAATGATCGCCGGGAACCTGACACTGGGGAAACTGGCGGGACGGGTGCCGATTGAGCAACCGGTGAAATTTGCCGCATGGCCGATTCTGATCGGCCTGAGCATAGCGCTGCTGGCAAACCTGCTGAATAGCCACAGCTATCTGTTGCTGACGGCGGGTCTGAGCCTGTATGCCTTTGGTGCCGGGATGGTCAACGCCGGGCTGTACCGTCTCACCCTCTACGCCAGCAATGAAGGCAAAGGCAGTATTGCTGCAATGCTGGGCATGATCAGTATCCTGACGCTGGCTATCGGCATCGAGCTGGCGAAAAGCGCTTATTTCAGCGGCGGTACACCCTGGTTTAGCGCGATTAACTTCGCCAGCGGTGTGATGTGGTTCGGTCTGGTGACGTTGTTTCTGCGGGAACGCAAACGCCGCAGCCAGGTCACTGAAGTCTGA